TCGCTTCGGCCGCGTGTCGCATCGGTGGCAAGAAAGTGTCGCTGGCTGGCGTGGCGAAGGGCGCGGGAATGATCCACCCCAACATGGCGACGATGCTGGCGTACGTGTTCACGGACGTGGCGGCGACGCCGGCGGAGCTGCGGCGGGCGCTGCGCGCCGCTGCGGACCAGAGCTTCAACTGCATCTCCGTCGATGGTGACACCTCGACCAACGACACCATGCTGCTGCTGGCGAGCGGGGCGTCGGGCGCGCGGCTGGCCCGTGGCAGCAAGGCGTTCGGGGCGGCGCTGCTCGAGGTCTGCCAGTCGCTGGCGGAGCAGATCGTCACGGACGGCGAAGGCGTGAAGCACGTGGTGCGGCTGCGCATCGAGCAGGCGCGCGACGCGGCGGAAGCCCGCCGCGTCGCGGAGACCATCGCAACCTCTTCCTTGGTGAAGACGGCGTGGGCAGGCGCCGACCCCAACTGGGGCAGGATCCTCGCCGCTGCCGGCCGCAGCGGCGTCGCGATCGACCCCGCGCGCGTGGCCATCCGCTTCGGCGGCATCGCGGTCTTCGAAAAGGGAAGGGCCGCGCCGTTCGACGCCGGCACGGCCCATCGCTATCTTTCCCAGCCGAGCTACGACGTCACAGTCGCGCTCGGCCGCGGCAAGGCGTCGCTCTCATTCCTCACCTGCGACCTTACGACCGAATACGTGCACATCAACGCCGACTATTCCACTTAGCGGCTTCTCCACGACCTTGATCTCGGCGAGGCCGTGCGCGCGCAGCTTCTCGTTGAGCACGGCCAAGTCACTGCCGGTCACTGTTTTCCACTTTGCGATGAGGCCGGGGACCGCACCGCGCAACTGCTTCACGTTGCCGACGGCTTGCGACGTCGGCGCTGCGTCGACCTCCTGGAGCACGGTGAAGAGCTGGCCCAGACGCCCGGCGACCGTGGTGAGCGTGAGCGGCGCCGTCGTCGGCACGCCGGGACGCGGCGGGGCGCCGCCGCCCGCGACCGGCGCGAGCTGCTTCTCGAAGGCGGCGAGCGCGGCTGCCGCTGCGGGTTTGTCCGCGGCGTTCTTCTTGCGGTCGGCGAGCTGCTCGCGCAGCGCGTCGAGCGCGTCCATGACCGGCGCGAGCGTGAGCTGGTCCTGGTAGATGCCATAGGAAAGCTGGAACTGCTGCGCCAGCGCCGCGGGCGCGAGCTTCACGCGAGGGTCCATGCGCACGGTCAGCGGGCGCGAGTAGCTTTTTCCGGCGGCGGCGAGCGTGGCGGTGTACTGCCCCGGCAGCACCCACGGCGAAGTCGCATCGGGCGCGGTGTTGTAAGGCACGGCGGCGATGGGATAGTCGGGCTTGCCGGGCAGCGGCGCGTAGTGCAGGTCCCACACGAAGCGATGGAAACCGGGCTCGGCGGAAAGCGTCTGCGCCGGCCGCGGCCAGTACGGCGGGATAGCGAGCTTCGGATCGGGCGCCGGCGGCTTGTCATCACTCGAGAAGCGGCGCACGACCTTGCCGGCCGCGTCCTTGATCTCGAGCGTGACCGGACCGCTCGCATCCTTCAGCAGGTAGTCGAGCACCGCGCCATCGGGCGGGTTCTCGCCGGCGGGCGTATCGGGCGGCAGCGGCGTGTCGGTGTTCAGGTTCCAGCGCACGCGGGTCGCGACCTGCGGGGCGAACAGGTACGCGGGCTCGGCCGCGACCTGCGGCGTGAGCTGCCGCAGCGGCGTGATGTCGTCGAGCACCCAGAAGCCGCGGCCGTGGAAGGCGACGACGAGGTCGTCGTCTTTCACGATGACGTCGCGCGCCGAGCTCGCCGGCAGGTTGTTGCGCAGCGACTGCCAGTGGTCGCCGTCGTCGAACGATACGTAGACGGTGCGCTCGGTGGAAGCGAACAGCAGCCCCTTGCGCTTGGGATCTTCGCGCACGGCGTTGGTGTTCTCGTTCGCCGGGATGCCGGCATCGATCTCCTGCCAGCTCTTGCCGCCGTCGTGGGTGCGGAAGAGGTGCGGGCGCAGGTCGTCGAGCCGCAGCGTATTGATGGCCGCGTACGCCGTGTTGCGGTCGAAGTGGCCGGCCTCGAGCAGCGACACCTTCCACCACGGCTGGAGCGCGGGCGGCGTGACGTCGCTCCAGGTCTTGCCGCCGTCGCGGGTGACGTGGATGAGGCCGTCGTCGGTGCCCGCCCAGAGCAGGTTGATGTCGAGCGGCGAGGGCGCGAGCGCGTAGATCACGCCGCGCTGCATGGGCTTGGCGGTCTCCTCGCGCAGGAACTTGCCGATGGTCGCGGGCGCCTCGTAGTTCGTGCGCGCCAGGTCGGGCGAGATGCGCTGCCAGCTGCGGCCGTAGTCCACCGTCTTCCACAGGAAGTTGCTGGCGAAGTAGAGGGTGCGCTTGTCCACCGGAGAAAAGATGACCGGCTCGGTGCGCAGCATGCGGAAGTCGGCGCTGCGGAAGAAGCGCGGCGCGATGTTCTGCGTCTGCATGGTGCGGCGGTCGAAGCGCGAGACCTTGCCGCCGTAGACGACGTCGGGGTCGAGCGGGTCGGGCGCGACGTAGCCGTACTCCTCGACGCCGACCGGCGTCCACTCGCGGAAGGTGATCTGGCCGTAGTCGCCGCGGCTCTTGATGCACACCGAGCCCGACTCCTGCTGGCCCGCGCACAGGCGATAGGGGAAGGCGTTGTCGGCGGCCGCGTGATAGAGCTGCGCGGTCGGCTGGTTGTACCACTCGCTCCAGCTCTTGCCGCCGTTCACCGTGATGACCGTGCCCTGGTCGGCCGCGAAGATGACGATGTTCGGGTCGTTGGGATCGATCCAGAGGTTCTGGTAGTCGTCGCCGCCGGGCGCGCCGCGCACCGCCGCCCACGTCTTGCCGCCGTCGGTGGACTTCCACGAGACGATGCTGGCGGAATAGACGACGTCGGGGTCCTTGGGGTCGACGCGCAGCACCGGCAGCTCGCCGCCGCCACCGACGCGCGTGTTGGGACGCGGATCGTCGGTCGCCGGGCGCCAGGTCGCGCCCGCGTCGTCGGAGCGCATGACCTTGATGCCGGCCTTCAGCGCGACCGAGGCGTACAGCCGCGACGTCATGCTGGGCGCGATCGCGAGGTTCGCCTGCTTCATCTCCGGCAGGCCGCCCGCGAGCTGCTGCCAGGTCGCGCCGCCGTCGGTCGACTTGTAGATGCCGGCGCCCGAGGTGGTCGAGCCCCACGCGCCGTTCTCCCACGGGCCTTCACGCTCTTCCCAGAGCGCGGCGTAGACGACCTGCGGGTTCGCGGGATCGATGGCGACGTCGGAGCCGCCTACGTTCTCATCCTTGCCCAGCACTTTCTGGAACGACCGGCCGCCGTCGGTCGAGCGGTAGATGCCGCGCTCTTCGTTCGGGCCGTACGGATGTCCGGCGGCCGCGACGAACAGGCGCTGCGGGTCGCGCGGGTCGACGGCGATCTGCGCGATCTGCTGCGCGTCGCGCAGGCCGAGGTGCGTCCAGGTCTTGCCCGCGTCGGTGGACTTGTACATGCCGTCGCCGATGGAGAGGTCCGGCCGGTGCAGGCCCTCGCCCGAGCCGACATAAATGATGTTCGGGTCCGAGGGTGCGACCGCCAGCGCGCCCACCGAGCCGGTCGGCTGGTCGTCGAAGATGGGCGTCCAAGTGTGGCCGTAGTCTTCGGTCTTCCAGACGCCGCCGTTCACCGGCGCCATATAGAAGACGTTGGGCTGCTGGGCGACGCCGGAGACGGCGCGCGTCCGGCCGCCGCGGAACGGGCCCACGTTCCGCCACTTCAGCCAGCCCAGGTCGGGGCGGAAGTCCTGTGCGGTCAACAGGGAAGCGAGAAAAAGGATGAAAAGGGCGGAAACAGCAGGCTTGCGCATGGGGCGCCTCCGGAAACGGATGAGGATACCAGCTTGGTACCGGCAGTGCCTGCCATCACTTGCGCGAAAAGGGCCGAAGCGTATGATTGTGGCCCTCCCTAGCCCCAGGCCCAGATTCTAGAGACATCCGTCTTCTTCCGGACGGGTGAGCGCGGAGCGAGCGCCGAACTGCGCGAGCGCAGCGCGAGGGGCGACGCAGCCGAGCT
Above is a genomic segment from Terriglobales bacterium containing:
- the argJ gene encoding bifunctional glutamate N-acetyltransferase/amino-acid acetyltransferase ArgJ, whose protein sequence is MSAPHLPRGFRWAAGKAGLKASGRPDLALALAAAPASAAAVFTKNRVVAAPVVVGREHLKKAGGKMRAVLVNSGNANCATGPVGEQTCREVCGALARTLGVATAEVFPSSTGIIGVPLPGGKITAALSAVADSAQADEAALRGFAQAIMTTDTRPKLASAACRIGGKKVSLAGVAKGAGMIHPNMATMLAYVFTDVAATPAELRRALRAAADQSFNCISVDGDTSTNDTMLLLASGASGARLARGSKAFGAALLEVCQSLAEQIVTDGEGVKHVVRLRIEQARDAAEARRVAETIATSSLVKTAWAGADPNWGRILAAAGRSGVAIDPARVAIRFGGIAVFEKGRAAPFDAGTAHRYLSQPSYDVTVALGRGKASLSFLTCDLTTEYVHINADYST